In Helianthus annuus cultivar XRQ/B chromosome 3, HanXRQr2.0-SUNRISE, whole genome shotgun sequence, a single window of DNA contains:
- the LOC110929993 gene encoding uncharacterized protein LOC110929993 isoform X2 has protein sequence MESGDWRAEVSADSRERIRYKISETLNRHIPFSTYEGLQELKKVAVRFEEKIYAASISTSDYLRKISSKMLTMETRSEDPMSESDPMQSNSAANSVNPPIIFHNTPSFNSQGVSGAVDDWRAPLERERVVNKIMDSLKENLPFTRYDRLHELKKIAQRVEAEIFTAATSQSEYSRKICLHMLTMETRLQNYVSDSMYSNSAAISVNSSVPFNTTANGGDWQEEVYQKIKTMKDLYLLDLRPTQGASGAFGEPTLEHGDWRATVQADSRQRIVNKIMETLKRHVPFDGPEGLQELMKMAMKFEQRMYTLCTSQSDYLRKISLKMLTMETRYPAANNV, from the exons ATGGAATCTGGTGATTGGAGGGCTGAAGTGTCAGCGGATTCACGGGAAAGGATAAGATACAAGAT ATCGGAAACCTTGAACAGGCATATTCCATTCTCTACATACGAGGGACTACAGGAGCTTAAGAAAGTAGCTGTGAGGTTTGAAGAGAAGATTTATGCTGCTTCCATTAGCACG TCTGATTATTTACGGAAGATATCCTCGAAGATGCTGACTATGGAGACTAGATCAGAAGATCCCATGTCAGAGTCAGACCCCATGCAGTCAAACTCTGCTGCTAATAGTGTAAACCCGCCGATCATATTTCATAATACACCATCATTCAATAGCCAGGGTGTAAGTGGTGCTGTTGATGACTGGAGGGCTCCATTGGAACGGGAACGGGTCGTGAACAAGAT AATGGATAGCTTGAAGGAAAATCTTCCCTTCACTAGATATGATAGACTACATGAACTTAAGAAAATAGCTCAGAGGGTTGAAGCGGAGATTTTCACTGCTGCCACAAGTCAG TCTGAATATTCACGGAAGATATGTTTGCATATGCTGACTATGGAGACTAGATTACAAAACTACGTGTCAGACTCCATGTACTCAAACTCTGCTGCCATAAGTGTAAACTCCTCGGTACCATTTAATACGACAGCAAATGGCGGAGATTGGCAAGAGGAAGTGTATCAAAAG ATAAAAACTATGAAGGATCTGTATCTACTAGATTTGAGGCCTACTCAGGGTGCAAGCGGTGCTTTTGGTGAGCCCACCTTGGAACATGGTGATTGGAGGGCTACAGTGCAAGCAGATTCACGACAAAGGATCGTGAACAAGAT AATGGAGACCTTGAAGAGGCATGTTCCATTTGATGGACCCGAGGGACTACAGGAACTTATGAAAATGGCTATGAAGTTTGAACAGAGGATGTATACTTTGTGCACAAGCCAG TCTGATTATTTACGGAAGATATCCTTGAAGATGCTGACTATGGAGACTAGATATCCTGCTGCTAATAAT GTATAA
- the LOC110929993 gene encoding uncharacterized protein LOC110929993 isoform X1, with protein sequence MESGDWRAEVSADSRERIRYKISETLNRHIPFSTYEGLQELKKVAVRFEEKIYAASISTSDYLRKISSKMLTMETRSEDPMSESDPMQSNSAANSVNPPIIFHNTPSFNSQGVSGAVDDWRAPLERERVVNKIMDSLKENLPFTRYDRLHELKKIAQRVEAEIFTAATSQSEYSRKICLHMLTMETRLQNYVSDSMYSNSAAISVNSSVPFNTTANGGDWQEEVYQKIKTMKDLYLLDLRPTQGASGAFGEPTLEHGDWRATVQADSRQRIVNKIMETLKRHVPFDGPEGLQELMKMAMKFEQRMYTLCTSQSDYLRKISLKMLTMETRYPAANNVNPQIQV encoded by the exons ATGGAATCTGGTGATTGGAGGGCTGAAGTGTCAGCGGATTCACGGGAAAGGATAAGATACAAGAT ATCGGAAACCTTGAACAGGCATATTCCATTCTCTACATACGAGGGACTACAGGAGCTTAAGAAAGTAGCTGTGAGGTTTGAAGAGAAGATTTATGCTGCTTCCATTAGCACG TCTGATTATTTACGGAAGATATCCTCGAAGATGCTGACTATGGAGACTAGATCAGAAGATCCCATGTCAGAGTCAGACCCCATGCAGTCAAACTCTGCTGCTAATAGTGTAAACCCGCCGATCATATTTCATAATACACCATCATTCAATAGCCAGGGTGTAAGTGGTGCTGTTGATGACTGGAGGGCTCCATTGGAACGGGAACGGGTCGTGAACAAGAT AATGGATAGCTTGAAGGAAAATCTTCCCTTCACTAGATATGATAGACTACATGAACTTAAGAAAATAGCTCAGAGGGTTGAAGCGGAGATTTTCACTGCTGCCACAAGTCAG TCTGAATATTCACGGAAGATATGTTTGCATATGCTGACTATGGAGACTAGATTACAAAACTACGTGTCAGACTCCATGTACTCAAACTCTGCTGCCATAAGTGTAAACTCCTCGGTACCATTTAATACGACAGCAAATGGCGGAGATTGGCAAGAGGAAGTGTATCAAAAG ATAAAAACTATGAAGGATCTGTATCTACTAGATTTGAGGCCTACTCAGGGTGCAAGCGGTGCTTTTGGTGAGCCCACCTTGGAACATGGTGATTGGAGGGCTACAGTGCAAGCAGATTCACGACAAAGGATCGTGAACAAGAT AATGGAGACCTTGAAGAGGCATGTTCCATTTGATGGACCCGAGGGACTACAGGAACTTATGAAAATGGCTATGAAGTTTGAACAGAGGATGTATACTTTGTGCACAAGCCAG TCTGATTATTTACGGAAGATATCCTTGAAGATGCTGACTATGGAGACTAGATATCCTGCTGCTAATAATGTAAACCCTCAGATCCAG GTATAA